One genomic segment of Deinococcus budaensis includes these proteins:
- a CDS encoding cold-shock protein, with product MAVGRVKWFNAEKGFGFIETEGSDDVFAHFSAIQAQGFKKLNEGDEVEFEIEPGQRGKGPQAKNIVVTKAAPAPAFNDRPRRDDRW from the coding sequence ATGGCTGTAGGCAGAGTGAAGTGGTTCAACGCGGAAAAAGGCTTCGGATTCATCGAGACGGAAGGCAGCGACGACGTGTTCGCGCACTTCAGCGCCATTCAGGCTCAGGGCTTTAAGAAGCTCAACGAGGGCGATGAGGTCGAGTTCGAGATCGAACCCGGTCAGCGTGGCAAGGGTCCCCAGGCCAAGAACATCGTGGTGACGAAGGCGGCTCCGGCCCCGGCGTTCAACGACCGCCCCCGTCGCGACGACCGCTGGTAA
- the secE gene encoding preprotein translocase subunit SecE, with amino-acid sequence MNLIQYLRDSRAELARVTWPTRQQVIDGTQAVLIFVVALTLIVFAMDSLFGTLIRQVLQ; translated from the coding sequence ATGAATCTGATTCAGTACTTGCGGGACTCGCGCGCCGAACTGGCCCGGGTCACCTGGCCGACGCGCCAGCAGGTGATTGACGGCACGCAGGCGGTGCTGATCTTCGTGGTCGCCCTGACCCTGATCGTGTTCGCCATGGACTCCCTCTTCGGCACCCTGATCCGGCAGGTGCTTCAGTGA
- the nusG gene encoding transcription termination/antitermination protein NusG, which translates to MSIEWYAVHTYVGQEDRVEQHLLERAKKLGMHYTKIFQVLQPEEKAVEIQEGGKKVEVKRKLFPGYVFVQMDVEDDDSPGELGESWEVVRGTNGVTGFVGTATRPVPLSPEEVQRLLASVGVAAQPQEEAAPRVKVDLKPGDMVRVTGGPFADFSGVVSEVNAPQAKVKVLVSIFGRETPVELDFAQVSR; encoded by the coding sequence GTGAGCATCGAGTGGTACGCGGTCCACACCTACGTGGGCCAGGAAGACCGCGTCGAGCAGCACCTGCTGGAGCGGGCCAAAAAGCTGGGCATGCACTACACCAAGATCTTTCAGGTGCTTCAGCCTGAAGAAAAGGCCGTCGAGATTCAGGAAGGCGGCAAGAAGGTCGAGGTCAAGCGCAAGCTCTTTCCGGGCTACGTCTTTGTCCAGATGGACGTCGAGGACGACGACTCGCCGGGCGAGCTGGGCGAGTCCTGGGAGGTCGTGCGCGGCACCAACGGCGTGACTGGCTTTGTCGGCACCGCCACCCGTCCGGTCCCGCTCTCGCCGGAAGAGGTGCAGCGCCTGCTGGCCTCGGTCGGTGTGGCCGCGCAACCGCAGGAGGAAGCGGCGCCGCGCGTCAAGGTCGACCTCAAGCCCGGCGACATGGTCCGGGTCACCGGTGGGCCTTTTGCCGACTTCAGCGGCGTCGTGAGCGAGGTCAACGCCCCGCAGGCCAAGGTCAAGGTGCTGGTCAGCATCTTCGGCCGGGAGACGCCGGTCGAACTCGACTTCGCGCAGGTCAGCAGGTAA
- the rplJ gene encoding 50S ribosomal protein L10 — protein MANERNLQNLSSLRTSLTGVETFYVVDYQGLTAGQLSKLRQDIREKGGQLIVAKNTLIHLALQDGGRDFGDALKGPSALVLAHEDPAGVAKTLSDAAKGNDKGIPAMKGGLVEGNRVDVKVIERLASLGSKQSLQGEFVGVLSAHLSTFVGILEAYQAKLGGGDAAETASAEAQA, from the coding sequence GTGGCGAACGAACGCAACCTGCAGAACCTGAGCAGCCTGAGGACCAGCCTGACGGGCGTCGAGACGTTCTACGTCGTCGACTACCAGGGCCTGACCGCCGGGCAGCTCAGCAAGCTGCGCCAAGACATCCGTGAGAAGGGCGGGCAACTGATCGTTGCCAAGAACACCCTGATCCACCTGGCCCTGCAAGACGGCGGCCGCGACTTCGGCGATGCCCTGAAGGGTCCCAGCGCCCTGGTGCTGGCCCACGAAGACCCCGCCGGCGTCGCCAAGACGCTCAGCGACGCGGCCAAGGGCAACGACAAGGGCATTCCCGCCATGAAAGGCGGCCTCGTCGAGGGCAACCGCGTCGACGTGAAGGTCATCGAGCGTCTGGCGAGCCTCGGCAGCAAGCAGAGCCTGCAAGGTGAGTTCGTGGGCGTGCTCAGCGCGCACCTCAGCACCTTCGTCGGGATTCTGGAAGCCTACCAGGCCAAGCTCGGCGGCGGCGACGCGGCCGAGACGGCCAGCGCCGAAGCCCAAGCTTAA
- the rplL gene encoding 50S ribosomal protein L7/L12, which translates to MAYDKQALIDQLSTLTIMELADLIDGLKETWGVTAAVAMGGGAAAAAAPAAEEKTEFDVVLVDAGASKINVIKEIRAITGLGLKEAKDMSEKGGALKEGISKDEAEKMKAQLEAAGAKVELR; encoded by the coding sequence ATGGCTTACGACAAACAGGCTCTGATCGACCAGCTCAGCACCCTCACCATCATGGAACTCGCCGACCTCATCGACGGCCTCAAGGAGACCTGGGGCGTCACCGCCGCCGTGGCGATGGGAGGCGGCGCCGCCGCTGCCGCTGCCCCGGCCGCCGAGGAGAAGACCGAGTTCGACGTTGTGCTGGTCGACGCGGGCGCGAGCAAGATCAACGTCATCAAGGAGATCCGCGCCATCACTGGCCTGGGCCTCAAGGAAGCCAAGGACATGAGCGAGAAGGGCGGCGCGCTCAAGGAAGGCATCAGCAAGGACGAGGCCGAGAAGATGAAGGCGCAGCTGGAAGCGGCGGGCGCCAAGGTCGAACTCCGCTAA
- the rpmG gene encoding 50S ribosomal protein L33 — protein MAKDGPRIIVKMESTAGTGFYYTTTKNRRNTQAKMELRKYDPVAKKHVVFKEKKV, from the coding sequence ATGGCGAAGGACGGACCCCGCATCATCGTGAAGATGGAAAGCACCGCAGGCACGGGCTTTTACTACACGACCACCAAGAACCGCCGCAACACGCAGGCCAAGATGGAGCTGCGCAAGTACGATCCCGTGGCGAAAAAGCACGTCGTGTTCAAGGAGAAAAAGGTCTGA
- the rplA gene encoding 50S ribosomal protein L1 — protein sequence MPKHGKRYRALEGKVDRNKQYTIDEAATLVKDLATAKFDETVEVHFRLGIDPRKSDQNVRGTVALPHGTGKTVRVAVITKGDNVAAAEAAGADVVGGDELIERIAGGFMEFDSVVATPDMMAQVGQKLARLLGPRGLLPNPKSGTVGPDVTGMVRGLKAGRIEFRNDKTGVVHAPIGKASFDPANLSANYQALISALEAAKPGSAKGVYLRSAYLTSTMGPSIPLTLSQAQA from the coding sequence ATGCCTAAGCACGGCAAGCGTTACCGCGCCCTGGAGGGCAAGGTCGACCGCAACAAGCAGTACACCATCGACGAGGCCGCCACGCTCGTCAAGGACCTCGCCACGGCGAAGTTCGACGAGACGGTAGAAGTCCACTTCCGCCTCGGCATCGATCCCCGCAAGAGTGACCAGAACGTGCGCGGCACGGTGGCCCTGCCCCACGGCACCGGCAAGACGGTGCGGGTGGCCGTGATCACCAAGGGCGACAACGTGGCGGCGGCCGAGGCGGCCGGGGCCGATGTGGTGGGCGGCGACGAGCTGATCGAGCGCATCGCCGGCGGCTTCATGGAGTTCGACTCGGTGGTCGCCACTCCCGACATGATGGCCCAGGTCGGCCAGAAGCTCGCGCGGCTGCTCGGGCCGCGTGGTCTGCTGCCCAACCCCAAGAGCGGTACGGTCGGCCCCGACGTGACGGGCATGGTGCGCGGCCTCAAGGCCGGACGCATCGAATTCCGCAACGACAAGACCGGCGTGGTTCACGCGCCCATCGGCAAGGCCAGCTTTGATCCCGCCAACCTCAGCGCCAACTACCAGGCCCTGATCAGCGCGCTCGAAGCGGCCAAGCCCGGCAGCGCCAAGGGCGTGTACCTGCGCAGCGCCTACCTGACCAGCACCATGGGGCCGAGCATTCCCCTCACGCTGAGCCAGGCCCAGGCCTGA
- the rplK gene encoding 50S ribosomal protein L11 has translation MKKITGLVKLQLPAGKATPAPPVGPALGQYGANIMEFTKAFNAQTADKGDAIIPVEITIYADRSFTFITKTPPMSYLIRKAAGLQKGSATPNKAKVGKLNWDQVLEIAKTKMPDLNAGSVEAAANTVAGTARSMGVTIEGAPNA, from the coding sequence ATGAAGAAGATCACAGGGCTTGTCAAGCTCCAGCTGCCTGCGGGCAAGGCCACCCCGGCCCCTCCCGTCGGTCCCGCGCTCGGTCAGTACGGCGCGAACATCATGGAGTTCACGAAGGCGTTCAACGCGCAGACGGCCGACAAGGGTGACGCGATCATCCCCGTCGAGATCACCATCTACGCGGACCGCTCGTTTACCTTCATCACCAAGACGCCGCCCATGAGCTACCTGATCCGCAAGGCGGCGGGGCTGCAAAAGGGCAGCGCCACGCCCAACAAGGCCAAGGTCGGCAAGCTGAACTGGGACCAGGTACTCGAAATCGCCAAGACCAAGATGCCCGACCTCAACGCGGGCAGCGTCGAGGCCGCCGCGAACACCGTGGCCGGCACCGCGCGCAGCATGGGCGTGACCATCGAGGGGGCCCCGAATGCCTAA